The following proteins are co-located in the Gossypium hirsutum isolate 1008001.06 chromosome A02, Gossypium_hirsutum_v2.1, whole genome shotgun sequence genome:
- the LOC107951860 gene encoding pentatricopeptide repeat-containing protein At3g21470 produces the protein MKTTKLPQNPKQAIRIVGNIAKNNSNPNQPSWSYIIRNHLSEGATNQVLSLYTQIRQTGLYIFGVVPLIFKVCASASTQTYGKSLHAESIKFGVAVDLHIASSLLSIYSRCGNLIDYRKVFDEMPERNVVTWNAMIGGYFKNGDRESALEVFEKMPIRRNSVTWIEMIDGFAKCGDTFKARQFFDRVPLKLRTVVTWTVMVDGYNANGELEAAREIFDTMPERNYFVWSSMISGYRKRGNVKEARNFFDRIPVRNLVNWNSLITGYAQNGFCEEALRMYKKMQNEGFEPDEVTITSVLSACAQLGELDIGKEIHYLIKKKRMKANQFVLNALLDMYAKCGDLAQARLIFEGMRHRTSVCWNSMILGLATHGKNQEALEFFQRMEESNEMPDDIAFLSLLSACAHGGCVDEGLDVFSKIETYGLVATIKHSGCLVDLLGRAGRLKEAFDLIKRMPIKPNDVVWGALLGACRIHLDTNMVEQVMQDVGKMDDDMDSGDNSHLVLLSNIYAASDRWEKAEKMRTAMVNKGFQKNPGLSSIIPNRMELPISSHQL, from the coding sequence ATGAAAACAACAAAATTGCCTCAAAACCCAAAACAAGCCATTAGAATCGTAGGAAATATAGCCAAAAACAATTCAAACCCAAATCAACCTAGTTGGTCGTATATCATTAGAAACCACCTTTCTGAAGGAGCTACTAATCAAGTGCTTTCTTTATACACCCAAATACGCCAAACAGGACTCTATATATTTGGTGTGGTTCCTTTGATTTTCAAGGTATGTGCTTCTGCTTCAACCCAAACTTATGGCAAATCTTTGCATGCCGAATCCATCAAGTTTGGGGTGGCTGTTGATTTACATATTGCTTCGTCCTTGCTGAGCATTTATTCAAGATGCGGTAATTTGATTGATTACCGGAAAGTGTTTGATGAGATGCCTGAGAGAAATGTGGTGACATGGAACGCGATGATTGGTGGGTATTTTAAAAATGGGGATAGAGAATCTGCATTGGAAGTGTTCGAAAAGATGCCAATCAGAAGAAATTCAGTGACTTGGATTGAGATGATTGATGGGTTTGCCAAGTGTGGAGATACTTTCAAAGCAAGACAGTTTTTTGATAGAGTTCCATTGAAGTTAAGAACTGTGGTGACTTGGACAGTGATGGTTGACGGGTATAATGCAAATGGAGAACTAGAAGCTGCAAGGGAGATTTTTGATACGATGCCAGAAAGGAACTACTTTGTTTGGTCATCAATGATTTCTGGGTATCGTAAGAGAGGCAATGTTAAGGAAGCAAGGAACTTTTTTGATAGAATTCCTGTTAGGAATTTGGTGAATTGGAATTCATTGATTACAGGTTATGCACAAAATGGGTTCTGTGAGGAAGCTTTGCGCATGTATAAGAAAATGCAAAATGAAGGTTTTGAACCTGATGAAGTTACCATCACAAGTGTTTTATCTGCCTGCGCACAGTTAGGTGAATTAGATATTGGAAAAGAAATCCATTATCTTATTAAGAAGAAGCGAATGAAGGCTAATCAGTTTGTTTTGAATGCGCTATTAGATATGTATGCAAAGTGTGGGGATCTAGCCCAAGCAAGATTGATATTTGAAGGAATGAGACATAGGACAAGCGTCTGCTGGAATTCCATGATCTTAGGTCTTGCTACTCATGGAAAGAACCAAGAAGCTCTTGAGTTTTTTCAAAGAATGGAAGAATCGAATGAGATGCCAGATGACATTGCTTTCCTTTCTCTTCTATCAGCTTGTGCCCATGGAGGTTGTGTAGATGAAGGGTTAGATGTTTTCTCCAAGATAGAGACTTACGGTTTGGTAGCAACCATCAAGCATTCTGGTTGCTTAGTGGACCTTCTGGGACGCGCTGGGAGATTGAAAGAAGCTTTCGATTTAATCAAGAGAATGCCAATAAAGCCAAATGATGTAGTTTGGGGAGCTCTGCTTGGCGCTTGCAGGATTCATTTGGATACAAATATGGTAGAGCAGGTGATGCAAGATGTTGGTAAAATGGACGATGACATGGATTCTGGGGATAATTCACATCTTGTACTGTTGTCAAATATTTATGCAGCTTCAGACAGATGGGAAAAGGCTGAAAAAATGAGGACAGCAATGGTGAACAAGGGATTTCAAAAGAATCCAGGACTCAGTTCAATTATACCCAATCGTATGGAGCTGCCAATTAGTTCCCATCAACTTTGA